A stretch of Spirochaeta cellobiosiphila DSM 17781 DNA encodes these proteins:
- a CDS encoding tetratricopeptide repeat protein, translating into MSPLIGFVIVFGVAIGFFVAYIVKSLIAPKRISTLADLIKSGKTASAARIAKQIIAKEPRSLDAHYFLGKAYQMENKNELALMEYKTVNSIGNFDGMCDEKKFRNEIATLFQKFNQHEEALKEYLLLIKLEPHESEHFYNAGVLFEERNRGDKAVGYYKKALEINPRHSDSHFRLGLILYRNQRSMEAKNAFTEALKYNRENGQAHFYLGRIAKERQEYTAALKCFESSQKDPDLKIKSLIERGSCYLSIETPEKAISELERAIKLATDPKANETLYARYFLSLAYEKTRKFDEAIEQWEKIYGVKPNFKDVSQKLSSYQDLRVDDQMKDYLTAGKEHFMELCKNAVVKMGLVVQDIKEIPNGSQIIAIEGDSAKWRNTRKMPKLIRFLRIPDMIEENIIRDLHEEMKSLGANRAIIFSSSNFSRMAITFAESRPVDLMNKDKLQNYLK; encoded by the coding sequence ATGTCACCGCTAATAGGTTTCGTTATCGTTTTTGGTGTCGCTATTGGATTTTTTGTTGCTTATATCGTGAAAAGTCTTATAGCCCCCAAAAGGATATCTACATTGGCCGATTTAATTAAGTCAGGCAAAACAGCATCAGCAGCTCGGATAGCAAAGCAGATTATAGCTAAAGAGCCGCGTAGTTTAGATGCTCATTATTTTCTTGGTAAAGCTTATCAGATGGAAAACAAGAATGAATTGGCCCTTATGGAGTATAAGACGGTTAACTCTATTGGGAACTTTGACGGTATGTGCGATGAAAAGAAGTTTCGCAATGAAATCGCTACTTTATTTCAGAAATTTAACCAACATGAAGAAGCTCTTAAAGAATATCTATTACTTATCAAATTAGAACCGCATGAATCGGAACATTTTTACAATGCTGGAGTTCTCTTTGAAGAACGTAATAGAGGAGATAAAGCTGTTGGTTATTATAAGAAGGCTTTAGAGATCAATCCCCGTCATTCTGATAGCCATTTTAGACTGGGATTAATTCTTTACAGGAATCAACGTTCTATGGAAGCAAAAAATGCTTTTACAGAGGCCTTGAAGTATAACAGGGAAAATGGGCAGGCACACTTCTATTTGGGGCGTATTGCAAAGGAACGCCAGGAGTATACAGCTGCACTCAAATGCTTTGAGAGCTCTCAAAAGGATCCAGATCTCAAGATAAAATCACTTATTGAACGGGGTTCCTGTTACTTAAGCATAGAAACTCCGGAAAAAGCCATAAGTGAATTAGAAAGGGCTATAAAACTCGCTACTGATCCCAAAGCCAATGAGACTCTTTATGCCCGTTACTTTCTAAGCTTAGCTTATGAGAAAACAAGAAAATTTGATGAAGCTATTGAGCAATGGGAAAAGATTTATGGTGTAAAACCGAATTTCAAAGATGTGTCTCAAAAGTTAAGTTCTTATCAGGACTTACGTGTTGATGATCAAATGAAAGACTATCTGACAGCCGGTAAAGAACATTTTATGGAACTATGTAAAAACGCAGTGGTCAAAATGGGTCTTGTTGTTCAGGATATCAAAGAAATTCCTAATGGATCGCAAATCATTGCCATCGAAGGTGATTCTGCTAAGTGGCGTAACACAAGAAAGATGCCTAAACTTATTCGTTTCTTACGTATACCGGATATGATTGAAGAAAATATCATCCGTGATCTTCATGAAGAAATGAAATCCCTTGGGGCTAACCGTGCTATTATATTCTCAAGTTCTAATTTTTCAAGAATGGCCATTACTTTTGCAGAGTCAAGACCAGTGGATTTGATGAATAAGGATAAGCTTCAGAATTACTTAAAATAG
- a CDS encoding metallophosphoesterase translates to MKILVVADHIDPLVYSNSIKKRFEDVDLILGAGDLPLEYYGFIVSSLNKPCYFVFGNHHLKRFNFYKKKSSEMDPRAWMDTVQYEHHFGATYVGGKVIRTPKNLLMAGLGGSIRYNGDDNQYTDLGMYLNCFKLIPKLIYNKIKYGRYLDILLTHSPPKGIHDKPDPCHIGFKAFLWFMRVFKPKYLIHGHIHLYELNAKRQSRYYETIIINAYDHIVIDLEVPNE, encoded by the coding sequence TTGAAAATCTTAGTTGTAGCCGATCATATTGATCCTTTAGTTTACTCTAATTCTATCAAGAAACGTTTTGAAGATGTAGATTTAATATTAGGGGCGGGAGATCTGCCCCTGGAATATTATGGTTTTATTGTAAGTAGTTTGAACAAACCATGCTACTTTGTCTTTGGTAATCATCACCTTAAGCGTTTCAATTTCTACAAAAAGAAGTCCTCTGAGATGGATCCCAGGGCATGGATGGATACGGTACAATATGAACATCATTTTGGTGCGACCTATGTGGGCGGCAAAGTGATAAGAACCCCAAAGAATCTTCTGATGGCAGGACTGGGTGGTAGTATTCGTTACAATGGGGATGACAATCAATATACCGATCTGGGAATGTACTTGAATTGTTTCAAACTCATTCCAAAACTTATCTATAATAAAATAAAATATGGAAGATATCTCGATATATTGTTGACACATAGCCCTCCGAAAGGAATTCATGATAAACCTGATCCCTGTCATATTGGATTTAAAGCTTTTTTGTGGTTTATGAGGGTATTTAAACCTAAATACCTGATTCACGGCCATATTCACCTTTATGAATTAAATGCTAAGCGTCAAAGCCGATACTATGAAACTATTATAATCAATGCCTATGATCATATTGTCATTGACCTAGAGGTACCGAATGAGTGA
- the mutL gene encoding DNA mismatch repair endonuclease MutL — protein MQTVNERQRVEVLKDNVARKIAAGEVIDRPYSIVRELLDNAIDSGADKITLEIKQGGIDSIRVSDDGCGMTKEDLELCFLPHATSKIRTEDDLLTTKTMGFRGEALSSIATCARTEILSNTSDLGYKLRIEEGKVKSLQPAPCQQGTIIEAKELFFNLPARKKFLKRPASETSLCRTTFHEKAIPFPNIEFRMTIDNKERDLLFKTTQLDRIKDVYNDKIETSMLDELDWQGNGYSIKAILGKPGLNRKDRKYIQVYVNKRKIQEFAFIQAITYGYEQVLPGGVFPVTFLFIDIEPHLIDFNIHPAKKEAKFRNLNEIHHSVVTMIRDYLAGFSIKETQLPLNTYQKELNNMEVKQVYKKPTSYLPQQNTNKYELRQESRSFSQAFEYVKSTKPENKFTYLGQSMNLFLIFEMDSTLYIMDQHAAHERILFEQYKNDPGTIQELLIPERIEVPEESEQKIMAYKESLNKAGFKISQESEGIWNLEALPSRVASLQNTIIQFFISPEGNSDDLMVDLYATMSCRKAIKDGDPISAVTAVDIIDKAISLPVHRCPHGRPIWYEISREELFQLLGRLL, from the coding sequence GTGCAGACTGTGAATGAAAGACAACGTGTAGAAGTTTTAAAAGATAATGTAGCCCGCAAGATAGCGGCCGGTGAAGTAATTGACCGGCCCTATTCTATTGTGAGGGAACTATTAGATAATGCTATCGATAGTGGTGCGGATAAAATAACTCTTGAAATCAAACAGGGGGGTATTGATTCTATACGTGTATCTGATGATGGCTGCGGGATGACAAAAGAGGATCTGGAACTATGTTTTCTACCTCATGCCACATCAAAGATCAGAACAGAAGATGATCTTTTGACAACGAAAACAATGGGCTTCCGTGGAGAAGCTCTTTCGAGTATTGCGACCTGTGCCCGGACTGAAATACTGTCAAATACTTCTGATCTGGGATATAAACTTAGGATTGAAGAGGGTAAGGTAAAGTCTTTACAGCCTGCACCTTGTCAACAGGGAACAATTATTGAAGCTAAGGAGTTATTTTTCAATCTCCCCGCTCGTAAGAAATTCCTCAAACGACCAGCCTCTGAAACGTCCCTATGTCGTACCACCTTTCATGAAAAGGCCATTCCCTTCCCCAATATAGAATTTAGAATGACTATTGATAATAAAGAAAGGGATCTTCTTTTCAAGACAACTCAGCTCGACCGTATTAAAGATGTCTATAATGACAAGATAGAGACGTCCATGCTTGATGAGCTAGACTGGCAAGGGAATGGTTATTCCATTAAGGCCATATTGGGGAAACCTGGCTTAAACAGGAAGGATCGCAAATACATTCAAGTCTATGTTAATAAGAGAAAGATTCAAGAATTCGCTTTTATACAGGCCATCACCTATGGATATGAGCAAGTACTACCAGGGGGAGTCTTCCCTGTTACTTTTCTCTTTATTGATATAGAGCCCCATTTGATAGACTTCAATATTCATCCAGCGAAAAAAGAAGCCAAGTTCCGTAATTTGAATGAAATTCATCATTCTGTAGTGACGATGATTAGGGATTATCTGGCAGGGTTTTCCATTAAAGAGACCCAATTACCATTAAATACTTATCAAAAAGAATTAAACAATATGGAAGTAAAACAGGTCTATAAAAAGCCGACTTCCTATTTACCCCAGCAAAATACCAATAAATATGAACTACGACAGGAAAGTCGTTCCTTTAGCCAAGCCTTCGAATATGTGAAGTCCACTAAACCTGAGAATAAATTCACCTATCTAGGTCAATCTATGAACCTTTTTCTCATTTTTGAGATGGACTCAACACTTTATATTATGGATCAACATGCAGCCCATGAACGGATATTGTTTGAACAATATAAAAATGATCCAGGGACAATCCAGGAACTGCTTATCCCTGAGCGTATAGAAGTGCCCGAAGAATCTGAACAAAAGATAATGGCCTATAAGGAATCCTTAAATAAAGCAGGTTTTAAAATATCACAGGAATCGGAAGGGATATGGAATCTGGAAGCTCTTCCTTCCAGAGTAGCCTCTTTACAAAATACCATAATCCAGTTTTTTATCTCTCCCGAAGGCAATTCAGATGATTTAATGGTTGATTTATATGCTACCATGTCCTGTCGTAAAGCAATCAAAGACGGAGATCCTATTAGCGCTGTAACAGCTGTAGATATCATCGATAAAGCTATTAGTCTTCCTGTTCATAGATGTCCTCACGGCCGTCCCATCTGGTATGAAATCAGCCGAGAGGAATTATTTCAGTTACTAGGTCGTTTACTGTAG
- a CDS encoding class I SAM-dependent methyltransferase, protein MKLDLGHKVISFDDDIIDLGLNTKAWNGGEECLIRDLENQGPLPSCLIINERYGALSMALPIEKGVSLFDSAYYKTKSEHNYRMNNAQERIQSKGIMDDISGNYSAIVISPPKEISLLQHYITLGLYHLHDNDYLYIPFMDKHMSKAHIQLFESFCDEVFVSKGYKKGRYLRGVKKNSLKKKPLLQYTKTTYRNIEVINSEGVFASGRIDRGTQYLLDNLHIIPYSHRVLDLACGDGILGMSYKKEHSDCTIDFADASQFALDSTQLSLKANGLEARHLYWSSSYDAIPNENKYDLILLNPPYHMGNSKTTQIAIQMMEESYHHLKDKGELWVIANNHLGYDRHLFRQYSHCQVKLKNNKYHILMARKER, encoded by the coding sequence ATGAAGTTAGATTTAGGACACAAGGTAATAAGTTTCGATGATGATATAATTGATTTAGGACTAAATACGAAGGCCTGGAATGGGGGAGAAGAGTGTTTGATTCGAGATCTGGAAAATCAAGGCCCCCTTCCTTCCTGCCTTATTATAAATGAACGATATGGTGCTTTAAGTATGGCCCTTCCTATAGAAAAAGGGGTATCCCTCTTTGATAGTGCCTATTATAAAACAAAATCTGAACATAATTATAGAATGAACAATGCCCAGGAACGAATACAAAGCAAGGGGATCATGGATGATATTTCAGGGAACTATTCCGCTATCGTGATCAGTCCTCCTAAGGAAATATCATTATTACAACATTACATTACATTAGGCTTATATCATTTGCATGACAATGACTACTTATATATCCCTTTTATGGATAAGCACATGAGCAAGGCACATATACAATTATTTGAGTCTTTTTGTGATGAGGTTTTTGTTTCAAAGGGCTATAAGAAAGGACGATATTTAAGGGGGGTAAAGAAAAACTCTCTAAAAAAAAAGCCTCTCTTGCAATACACTAAAACCACTTACAGGAATATAGAGGTCATTAATTCGGAGGGCGTTTTTGCTTCAGGACGAATTGATAGGGGAACTCAATACTTATTAGATAATTTGCATATCATTCCTTATTCTCATAGAGTCTTGGATCTGGCCTGTGGTGATGGTATTTTGGGAATGTCCTATAAAAAGGAGCATTCCGATTGTACTATAGACTTTGCAGATGCTTCTCAATTTGCATTAGATAGTACTCAGTTAAGCCTAAAAGCAAATGGACTGGAGGCTCGTCATCTGTACTGGTCTTCCTCCTATGATGCCATTCCCAATGAGAATAAATATGATTTGATCTTATTAAATCCTCCCTATCATATGGGTAATTCAAAAACTACCCAAATCGCTATACAAATGATGGAAGAAAGTTACCATCATCTTAAAGATAAGGGGGAACTATGGGTTATCGCTAATAATCATTTAGGTTATGATAGGCATCTTTTTAGACAATACTCCCATTGTCAGGTTAAACTTAAAAACAATAAATACCATATACTAATGGCTAGAAAGGAAAGATAG
- a CDS encoding FecR family protein: protein MNKKYYIIYLLVMIIGTLTYAQNQDPVATLVYYDDETSLIIYDDNNTELFPEFGMELTPGYSIDTGLSNVEIELQPNGTIVKLSPDTVFSIDALQGREQATSNTFSLVSGKMRAVAARAVGDESYTVKTQTAIAGVRGTDFAMQYTQGVVDATFVFDGLVEVTNLKTGTSVAVPTGKGVDTFGEVFQPTVWPAAKLSNLVENLDFESLSPDNVPGHEVSTEQKTGEEETPPEEPKTTVEEPTPEEPTPEEPATEEPTDQTIITEQPIDKTPGNTTTPEGGGMFAGFANLFDLEIGSMTVGETTYSKAIIQPRFVFGKLKLGLYLPIVYSKDILDPGNWYQPGGNNEWSFGSDQDNDYDLYTDLFQDLALKIRYLEYGDPQTDNFYLKFGNLKTMTIGDGFLMNNYANDIDFPAVRKVGINAGLKGKKAGMEAVVDDLGDPDIMGGRFSISPLWSGFELGYTVIADTDPIETIETMENKDPYGKPIMVGTSLDMSLINVQTSLFGFKLFVDGGTVIPYLKESMDNPSDNSQHLSNGFQTDYIYRDSKLYNWGAMTGAIGHIFIVDYRLDYRYGRNTFAFPYFNANYDRTKGKYIYQMYSYLSDPDNSEYDITTMGIYGESGINLFDAIRLSAGYLWPWEIDESDNLKTKDEDYFKLELSVKEGVIPVLGLYGSVSYERTYFIPTIQNKGNGKDLSLFDAFTAIKGEIVYPVTEGLDIAFMAGTTTLPDKENPDKIQTDSQKNPKIVPSYTIETRINF, encoded by the coding sequence ATGAATAAGAAATATTACATTATCTATTTATTAGTTATGATAATAGGGACACTAACTTATGCTCAGAACCAGGATCCTGTAGCAACGCTTGTGTACTATGATGATGAGACATCGCTCATTATTTATGATGATAATAATACAGAATTATTTCCTGAGTTCGGAATGGAGCTTACACCGGGATATTCCATAGACACAGGATTATCAAATGTGGAAATCGAATTGCAGCCGAATGGTACTATTGTTAAATTATCACCGGATACGGTCTTTTCTATTGATGCTTTACAGGGAAGAGAACAAGCTACTTCTAACACCTTTAGTTTAGTGAGTGGTAAGATGCGTGCTGTTGCAGCAAGGGCTGTTGGTGATGAATCCTATACAGTAAAAACACAGACCGCCATAGCAGGTGTACGGGGAACTGATTTTGCTATGCAGTATACCCAAGGGGTTGTTGATGCCACTTTTGTATTTGATGGATTAGTAGAAGTTACCAACCTTAAAACAGGTACCTCTGTTGCCGTTCCTACAGGAAAGGGTGTTGATACCTTTGGTGAAGTATTTCAACCAACGGTATGGCCTGCCGCCAAATTAAGTAATCTGGTAGAGAATCTGGACTTCGAAAGTTTATCTCCTGACAATGTTCCTGGACATGAAGTATCCACAGAACAAAAAACAGGTGAGGAGGAGACGCCCCCAGAAGAACCGAAAACCACTGTAGAAGAACCTACTCCGGAAGAACCTACTCCGGAAGAACCAGCTACCGAAGAACCAACAGATCAAACCATTATAACAGAACAACCCATTGATAAAACTCCTGGAAATACAACAACTCCAGAGGGAGGTGGTATGTTTGCAGGATTTGCTAATCTATTTGATCTTGAAATAGGTTCGATGACTGTAGGTGAAACCACTTACTCTAAAGCTATAATACAACCTCGTTTCGTGTTTGGTAAGTTAAAATTGGGTCTCTACCTGCCTATTGTATATTCCAAAGATATTCTTGATCCGGGTAACTGGTATCAACCAGGTGGTAATAATGAATGGAGCTTTGGTTCTGATCAAGATAATGATTATGACTTATATACAGACTTATTTCAGGATTTAGCCCTTAAGATTAGATATCTTGAATATGGTGATCCTCAAACTGATAACTTCTATTTGAAGTTTGGAAATCTAAAAACCATGACCATTGGTGATGGCTTCCTAATGAACAATTATGCGAACGATATAGACTTTCCTGCTGTTAGAAAAGTTGGTATTAATGCAGGCCTAAAAGGGAAAAAGGCAGGAATGGAAGCTGTTGTAGATGACTTGGGAGATCCCGACATCATGGGAGGTCGTTTTAGTATCAGTCCTTTATGGTCTGGTTTTGAATTGGGTTATACAGTGATAGCAGATACAGATCCAATAGAAACAATAGAAACAATGGAAAATAAAGATCCTTACGGTAAACCTATTATGGTAGGAACCTCACTGGATATGTCATTAATTAATGTTCAGACTTCCCTCTTCGGGTTCAAATTATTCGTTGATGGAGGAACGGTTATCCCCTATCTAAAAGAAAGCATGGATAATCCAAGTGACAACAGTCAACACCTTTCCAACGGTTTTCAGACAGATTATATCTACAGGGATAGTAAGCTTTACAACTGGGGAGCCATGACAGGTGCTATAGGTCACATTTTTATTGTAGATTATCGTTTAGATTATCGCTATGGACGTAATACATTTGCCTTTCCCTACTTCAATGCTAATTACGACAGGACGAAAGGGAAGTATATCTATCAAATGTATTCCTACTTATCCGATCCTGATAATAGCGAATATGATATAACTACAATGGGAATATATGGGGAATCAGGAATTAATCTATTTGATGCAATTCGTTTGTCTGCAGGATACTTATGGCCTTGGGAGATCGACGAAAGTGATAATCTCAAAACTAAGGATGAGGATTACTTCAAACTGGAACTAAGTGTGAAGGAAGGGGTCATCCCTGTATTAGGACTCTACGGATCTGTGAGCTATGAGAGGACCTACTTCATTCCTACGATTCAAAACAAGGGAAATGGTAAAGATTTATCACTTTTTGATGCTTTCACAGCTATCAAGGGTGAAATCGTTTACCCAGTCACAGAAGGTTTAGACATTGCTTTTATGGCAGGAACAACGACATTGCCTGATAAAGAGAATCCTGATAAAATTCAAACAGATTCTCAAAAAAATCCTAAGATTGTGCCATCCTATACTATTGAGACCAGGATAAATTTTTAG
- a CDS encoding tetratricopeptide repeat protein, producing the protein MDNKIKIALIILISILLIGLGVFLITHRGGSEENSARDNALALATEYLEEGEFQRALDLVEKILLDNFDDQEARDLKDKILEAKRLAEDSEYQKKLDDEKKRNDQLTESLKDISNRVQSQPAVTTQPKQPEKQNQPAKESEEDKLSKEVAELIKKGLAALDKDDFDQAHSYFNQAIDKDSDSGEAYAWKGETYFKEDSDDSQNLEQAVKNANLALDKSPHFWVPYYTLGQIYEKTDQWDDAVRSFKDAKRYNPNDADILYELGKAQFRAHLFSDALLSFTACVKLDPSRSKAYFNKGATEKVLKDYRSAAESYARAYKIDPNYGSAYFEYAQIQKSLSKMDSAIRAYKKASDLEPTNVKFLQGYAFALYQASKYSESESIFAKALALQPDSPETNYNMANVKLRLNKASDALNYAAKAVKAEPSKANYYFTLGEVSEALNQKDSAITSYLQSAKLDPQYASPLINLGKIYDDSGDYDKALALLLKASSLDSNSVAVHNNLGNVYLHKELYPQAIESYNKAIKSKPDATLMRYNLASAYIETKQYELAQSVLQDLIKIDSNYWDGYYQLGKLFFTTGQTDMAKTILQSLLDKNPNYDKRAEVEQILQ; encoded by the coding sequence ATGGACAACAAGATCAAAATAGCTTTAATAATCCTAATTAGTATTCTATTGATTGGATTGGGAGTATTCCTGATTACTCATAGAGGTGGTTCAGAAGAAAATTCAGCAAGGGATAATGCCCTGGCCTTAGCTACTGAATACCTTGAGGAAGGGGAATTTCAACGGGCATTAGATTTGGTTGAAAAAATATTACTGGATAATTTTGATGATCAGGAAGCACGGGATTTAAAAGATAAGATTCTTGAAGCCAAGAGATTGGCAGAAGATTCGGAATATCAAAAGAAACTGGATGATGAAAAGAAGCGTAATGATCAACTAACGGAAAGCTTGAAGGATATTTCCAATAGAGTGCAGTCTCAGCCAGCAGTCACCACCCAGCCCAAGCAACCAGAAAAACAAAATCAACCAGCCAAAGAATCTGAAGAAGATAAATTAAGCAAGGAAGTCGCTGAGTTAATCAAAAAAGGTTTAGCTGCTTTGGATAAGGATGATTTTGATCAGGCTCATAGTTATTTTAATCAAGCAATAGATAAAGATTCTGATAGTGGAGAAGCCTATGCCTGGAAAGGGGAAACATATTTTAAGGAAGATAGTGATGATTCACAGAACCTGGAACAGGCCGTAAAAAACGCGAATTTAGCATTAGACAAATCTCCTCACTTCTGGGTTCCTTATTATACCTTAGGTCAGATTTATGAAAAAACAGATCAATGGGATGATGCAGTACGTTCCTTTAAGGATGCTAAGCGCTATAATCCGAATGATGCAGATATTCTCTATGAATTAGGAAAGGCTCAGTTCCGTGCCCATTTATTCAGTGATGCCTTATTATCCTTTACTGCTTGTGTCAAACTGGATCCTTCACGAAGTAAAGCTTACTTTAATAAAGGGGCCACAGAAAAAGTCTTAAAAGATTATAGAAGTGCCGCTGAAAGCTATGCTAGAGCTTATAAGATTGATCCTAACTATGGATCTGCCTATTTTGAATATGCACAGATCCAAAAATCACTAAGCAAGATGGATTCTGCAATAAGAGCCTACAAAAAAGCATCTGACTTAGAACCTACTAATGTTAAGTTTTTGCAAGGTTATGCTTTTGCCCTCTATCAGGCCTCTAAATATAGTGAATCAGAAAGCATTTTTGCTAAGGCCCTTGCTTTACAGCCTGATAGTCCTGAAACCAACTACAACATGGCCAATGTTAAACTAAGGTTGAACAAGGCCAGTGATGCACTTAATTATGCTGCGAAGGCTGTAAAGGCTGAACCTAGTAAAGCTAATTACTACTTTACCCTAGGTGAAGTAAGTGAAGCTCTTAATCAAAAGGATTCTGCAATCACCAGTTATCTGCAAAGTGCCAAGTTGGATCCTCAGTATGCCAGTCCTCTTATCAATCTAGGAAAGATCTATGATGACAGTGGTGACTATGATAAGGCTTTAGCTCTATTGTTGAAGGCTAGTTCTCTGGACTCTAATTCTGTGGCTGTACACAACAACTTAGGTAATGTGTATTTGCATAAAGAATTATACCCACAGGCTATCGAAAGTTATAATAAGGCTATTAAAAGTAAACCTGACGCAACCTTAATGCGTTACAACTTAGCCAGTGCTTATATAGAAACCAAACAATATGAATTAGCCCAAAGCGTACTTCAGGATTTGATCAAGATTGATAGCAACTATTGGGATGGGTATTATCAATTGGGTAAACTGTTCTTTACAACAGGACAAACAGATATGGCTAAAACCATCCTCCAGAGTTTGTTAGATAAGAATCCTAATTATGATAAACGGGCAGAAGTAGAACAAATCCTACAGTAA